A single Geoanaerobacter pelophilus DNA region contains:
- a CDS encoding L-dopachrome tautomerase-related protein produces the protein MFFTRLILIMAMLLATGCALSNRGPVIMRRELLEIASSDRQWTGLAISREGRKFVTFPRWNEAVSISVGELLADGSTRAFPDQEWNRWFGSEPQNRFVCAQSVYVDDTNFLWILDPANPRFQGVIDGGAKLLKIDLHTNRVMQVIRFGAPIIHENSYLNDIRVDTRSGHAFITDSGSPGLVVVNLATGLSWRILDNDSSTTAEDIELTFNGHKWLLPDGTTPRVHIDGIAIDPSGEYLYYKALTGRTLYRIKLRWLLDENISARELPGKTENLDETVASDGLEFDHSGNLYFTAIEENAIKRRLPDGTIEMVVKDNRLQWPDSLALAPDGSFYVTTSRIHLGEGPFKIFRFTP, from the coding sequence GTGTTTTTCACCAGACTCATCTTAATCATGGCAATGCTCCTGGCAACCGGGTGCGCCTTATCAAACCGCGGACCGGTGATAATGCGCCGGGAGCTGCTGGAAATTGCCAGCTCGGACCGGCAATGGACCGGGTTGGCGATCTCGCGCGAAGGGAGAAAATTTGTCACATTCCCCCGCTGGAACGAGGCCGTGTCGATTTCCGTGGGGGAGCTTCTGGCAGACGGCTCTACCCGCGCGTTCCCCGATCAGGAGTGGAATCGCTGGTTCGGTAGTGAGCCGCAAAACCGCTTCGTCTGCGCCCAGAGCGTTTATGTCGATGACACCAACTTTCTCTGGATCCTCGACCCTGCCAATCCACGCTTTCAAGGCGTTATCGATGGCGGCGCCAAGCTTCTCAAGATCGATCTGCACACCAACAGGGTAATGCAGGTGATCAGGTTCGGCGCACCGATAATCCATGAAAACAGTTACCTGAACGACATCCGCGTCGATACTCGCAGCGGTCATGCCTTCATCACCGATTCAGGCAGCCCCGGGCTGGTAGTGGTCAACCTGGCAACCGGCCTTTCCTGGCGGATCCTTGATAACGACAGCTCAACAACCGCGGAAGACATCGAGCTGACATTTAACGGCCATAAGTGGTTGCTGCCCGACGGCACTACCCCGCGAGTTCATATCGACGGCATTGCAATTGACCCGTCTGGCGAGTATCTTTACTATAAAGCGCTTACCGGGCGAACGCTCTATCGGATCAAGCTCCGCTGGCTGCTCGATGAAAATATTTCTGCCCGCGAGCTTCCCGGAAAGACAGAAAATCTGGATGAGACCGTAGCCAGCGACGGCCTGGAGTTTGACCACAGCGGCAATCTTTATTTCACTGCGATTGAAGAAAATGCCATAAAGCGCCGACTGCCAGACGGCACCATTGAAATGGTGGTCAAGGACAATCGCCTGCAATGGCCGGACAGCCTGGCATTGGCGCCTGACGGCAGCTTTTATGTCACCACCTCCCGCATTCACCTCGGTGAGGGGCCGTTCAAGATCTTCCGCTTCACGCCATAA
- the queF gene encoding preQ(1) synthase, with protein sequence MKLHENLQALGSSATAYRYDNPDPSLLESFPSPFAIGELNPVGATGTIHIECPEFTCLCPLTGQPDFARIVIDYQPDKLCVESKSLKLYLGSFRMFGEFHEAGVNRICNDLVKLLAPVSLTVRGEFTPRGGIPFWPTAEYRKP encoded by the coding sequence ATGAAGCTTCACGAAAACCTCCAAGCACTGGGAAGTTCCGCAACTGCTTATCGCTATGACAACCCGGACCCGTCACTGCTCGAATCATTCCCCAGCCCGTTCGCCATTGGTGAACTAAACCCGGTTGGTGCCACCGGGACAATCCACATCGAATGCCCGGAGTTCACCTGCCTCTGCCCGCTGACCGGGCAGCCCGACTTTGCCAGGATCGTCATCGACTACCAGCCGGACAAGCTCTGCGTGGAGAGTAAAAGCCTGAAGCTGTACCTGGGATCGTTCCGCATGTTCGGTGAGTTTCACGAGGCCGGGGTTAACAGGATCTGCAATGACCTGGTCAAACTCCTCGCGCCGGTCAGTCTGACCGTGCGCGGAGAATTCACCCCTCGCGGCGGCATTCCTTTCTGGCCCACCGCCGAATACCGCAAACCGTAA
- a CDS encoding FecR family protein, with amino-acid sequence MKRLLAIAVVLFITIVPLYASASSGLARLSLTKGEVLLFDDDSNDWVPTTANTPVEEGDRIWCANGARAEIELQNGSILRLGSKTSIDIVRLDNNEQQVYLSSGRLYARTFEADRDLQINSDDATISVGRKSRVHIDLVGSGDPDTEVSVVKGTVYVESVSGKTRVKSGETLLFSENGAEVAPLNPPDQWEQWNEKRDRTIFKRKAANRYLPEELVIYEEELASNGEWVPIEEYGYAWRPTIAVGVDWTPYQQGRWVWRRGSYVWIASEPWGWAPHHYGRWQYSQRYGWCWLPPRRGDVYWSPGYVAWVDTQSDLAWVPLAPGEIYYGYGNYGSLSINITNVDRRTVIRPITNYRNLRVRNAVTVIERNAFTSGRGAPRQGRPAGLERYQGLTAPPQTRPAAREARMPLVRKIAPESRPPASVIRSHPAPLKERFPRLEPERRRVAPERKTEPLQVRPTSPADRHQAPQQRVVPAPQAKPAGTPITEQPAQERRRREPVQPAQQPVPARTEQQVKPEARPASGESRSEGRKADHERQPRMESKPATTTTPRPETRQGQPRRVWQIAPRETPKETSKETAPVEKQEPRQRRER; translated from the coding sequence ATGAAAAGGCTTCTTGCCATCGCGGTAGTACTCTTTATCACCATTGTCCCCTTATATGCATCTGCGTCCTCAGGGTTGGCCCGCCTGTCATTAACCAAGGGCGAGGTGCTGCTTTTCGACGATGACAGTAACGACTGGGTGCCGACAACTGCCAACACCCCTGTCGAAGAGGGTGACCGAATCTGGTGCGCCAATGGCGCCAGGGCAGAAATCGAACTGCAAAACGGCAGCATCCTCCGTTTGGGGTCAAAAACTTCTATCGACATCGTGCGGCTCGACAACAACGAACAACAGGTTTATCTCAGCAGCGGCCGCTTGTATGCCCGTACCTTCGAAGCGGACCGTGACCTGCAGATCAACAGCGATGATGCCACCATCAGTGTCGGCCGAAAAAGCCGGGTGCATATCGACCTTGTAGGGAGCGGCGATCCCGATACCGAGGTATCGGTCGTCAAAGGAACGGTCTACGTTGAAAGCGTTTCCGGCAAAACCCGGGTGAAGTCAGGCGAGACCCTGCTCTTTTCGGAAAACGGCGCTGAAGTCGCACCGCTCAATCCTCCCGACCAGTGGGAACAATGGAATGAAAAGCGTGACCGGACGATATTCAAGCGGAAAGCTGCAAACCGCTACCTGCCCGAAGAGCTGGTGATCTATGAAGAAGAACTGGCAAGCAACGGCGAGTGGGTACCCATTGAAGAATACGGTTATGCCTGGCGCCCGACCATTGCCGTAGGTGTCGATTGGACGCCCTATCAACAGGGACGCTGGGTCTGGCGCAGAGGCAGCTATGTTTGGATTGCTTCGGAACCATGGGGCTGGGCGCCACACCACTACGGCCGGTGGCAATATAGCCAAAGATACGGCTGGTGCTGGCTCCCGCCGCGCAGAGGTGATGTCTACTGGTCTCCGGGCTATGTAGCCTGGGTAGACACGCAAAGCGACCTGGCCTGGGTGCCGCTTGCCCCTGGCGAAATCTATTATGGCTATGGCAATTACGGCAGCCTCAGTATCAACATTACCAACGTTGACCGCCGCACTGTAATCAGGCCGATCACGAACTATCGCAACCTGAGGGTCAGGAACGCGGTCACAGTCATCGAGAGGAACGCCTTCACCAGTGGCAGAGGCGCACCGCGACAAGGTCGACCCGCCGGCTTAGAGCGCTACCAGGGGCTGACTGCCCCGCCGCAAACAAGGCCTGCAGCCCGTGAGGCACGGATGCCGCTGGTCAGAAAAATCGCGCCTGAAAGCAGGCCCCCGGCATCCGTTATCCGCAGCCATCCGGCACCGCTGAAGGAGCGCTTCCCCCGGCTTGAGCCGGAACGGCGCAGAGTCGCGCCAGAGAGGAAAACAGAACCGCTGCAAGTCCGACCGACTTCGCCGGCTGACCGACATCAGGCGCCGCAACAGCGAGTTGTCCCTGCTCCCCAGGCAAAGCCCGCCGGGACACCGATTACAGAGCAGCCGGCTCAGGAAAGACGGCGACGTGAACCGGTGCAACCGGCACAACAACCCGTTCCAGCAAGAACTGAACAGCAGGTAAAACCAGAGGCAAGACCGGCATCCGGAGAATCCCGCAGCGAAGGTCGCAAGGCCGACCATGAGCGTCAGCCCCGGATGGAATCAAAACCAGCCACCACGACAACCCCGCGTCCGGAAACCAGGCAGGGGCAACCGCGACGGGTCTGGCAGATTGCTCCGCGTGAAACCCCGAAAGAAACATCGAAAGAAACTGCTCCTGTCGAAAAACAGGAACCGAGGCAGCGCAGGGAGCGCTAA
- a CDS encoding glycine zipper 2TM domain-containing protein: MKRYYSFFVAVGIAAMLLAGCATQRQATGSAIGGTYGGIAGAILDAKNPWRGGVLGAALGALAGATIADISEQGARQAASSGRPVEYRTEDHRAQYYAEPEGYDTARNCRKVKEKVYVEGRLVKRRTVLYCDQPAPPPPPRYRYERRYDRYENDDD, from the coding sequence ATGAAACGTTATTATTCATTTTTTGTCGCAGTAGGTATCGCAGCCATGTTGCTTGCCGGATGCGCCACCCAGCGTCAGGCTACCGGCAGCGCGATCGGTGGTACCTACGGAGGTATTGCCGGAGCCATCCTTGACGCCAAGAACCCCTGGCGAGGCGGGGTATTGGGAGCGGCACTCGGAGCCCTTGCCGGAGCAACCATAGCCGACATCTCAGAGCAGGGTGCCCGTCAGGCAGCATCATCAGGCAGGCCTGTCGAATATCGCACCGAAGACCATCGGGCCCAGTATTATGCAGAACCAGAAGGTTATGACACTGCCCGTAACTGTCGCAAGGTCAAGGAAAAGGTGTATGTAGAGGGGAGACTGGTAAAGAGGCGGACCGTGCTTTACTGCGATCAGCCGGCGCCCCCTCCCCCGCCGCGATACCGCTACGAGCGGCGTTACGACCGCTATGAAAATGACGACGATTGA
- a CDS encoding DMT family transporter, with protein MENNSVRENQPSPLKVYSFLILTTFFWGGSFLFNKLGLKEVPPTNFVFIRFLLASVIMLIVCSTRLRGLTLDIVRRGALVGLALGMTNLMFVFGVRGTSISRAGILNNMFVLFIPLVCALVWRDRVGRANMAGIVLAVVGIWLLASGGAGFNQGDLISTLCAAFIAIHIISVSKVLRNDDVYLISLVQFITVAIMSGTAVLLTGSHVYSISQTGILSLVYCAIFPTVLCFTLQNRYQRYTTPTRAGLVYTLDPVWSLVAGFIFLGERLGTREWIGCGLIFLAVLVPLLFRLIVEWRLRERYKE; from the coding sequence ATGGAAAATAATTCTGTTAGAGAAAACCAGCCTTCACCGCTCAAGGTCTATTCGTTCCTCATCCTCACCACATTTTTCTGGGGGGGTAGCTTCCTGTTCAACAAGCTGGGGCTGAAGGAAGTGCCACCAACCAATTTTGTTTTTATCCGGTTCTTGTTGGCCTCGGTCATCATGCTTATCGTCTGCTCAACACGGCTGAGAGGATTGACCCTGGATATCGTGCGCAGGGGAGCGTTGGTCGGTCTGGCTCTGGGGATGACCAACCTGATGTTCGTTTTCGGGGTGCGCGGCACCAGCATCTCGCGAGCCGGCATTCTCAACAACATGTTCGTGCTGTTTATCCCGCTGGTTTGTGCCTTGGTCTGGCGGGATCGCGTAGGACGGGCAAACATGGCCGGGATTGTTCTGGCTGTGGTCGGCATCTGGCTCCTGGCGTCGGGAGGTGCCGGGTTCAATCAGGGTGATCTGATTTCGACTCTCTGCGCGGCGTTCATCGCCATTCACATCATTTCGGTCTCGAAGGTGCTGCGCAATGATGACGTATATCTCATCTCCCTGGTCCAGTTCATAACGGTTGCCATCATGTCGGGGACGGCTGTGCTGCTGACCGGGTCCCATGTTTACAGCATCAGCCAGACCGGCATTCTTTCCCTGGTATATTGCGCGATTTTTCCGACAGTCCTCTGTTTTACCTTGCAGAACCGGTATCAGCGCTACACAACACCGACCAGGGCCGGCTTGGTATACACCCTTGACCCGGTCTGGAGCCTTGTTGCAGGGTTTATCTTCCTGGGGGAACGGTTGGGTACCAGAGAATGGATTGGCTGTGGCCTGATCTTCCTGGCGGTGCTGGTGCCGCTGCTGTTCCGTTTGATCGTGGAATGGCGGCTGCGGGAACGATATAAGGAATGA
- a CDS encoding ABC transporter ATP-binding protein: protein MRSGGIYEDEIVGKAYDWALMLRFFRYLKPYRLLVLLTLAILPLTTAAKLAQPLLIKLAIDNHIVTGQMQGVPQLAAGFLALILAESIMSFAEVWLLQYIGQRVMQDLRMELFVHVQGLSTSFYDRTPTGSLVTRLTNDVEVLGEMFAAGIITVVGDLLLLTGIVGVMLWMNLRLSLATFSVLPLLFWVAFAFRRRMRAAFRKVRSRLATLNSSLNESIGGISIIQLFNHQRSEQAEFRKLNASYRDANMPVITWDASLYAAVEALSSVAVGLMIWYGGGEIIRGALTFGALVAFIQYIEKFFSPIRDLSAKYSVMQGAMAALERLFNLLDTREQLPEPSQSETVAPSPAFSVIDFKDVWFAYKGEDHVLKNFSLRISRGEKIALVGESGGGKTTVTRLLSRLYDINSGSITIDGTDLRLMPVRELRQIIAIVLQDPYLFTGTVEDNICLGDDTIRPRVAAAAAVVGADRFIERLPKGYQEEVKERGNNFSAGERQLISFARAVAFDPQILVLDEATASVDTASERLIQEGLQRLMSSRTTLVVAHRLSTIRDADRIAVIHHGEKVEEGSHADLMERKGLYYRLYQLQFKG from the coding sequence ATGCGATCTGGCGGGATATATGAAGACGAAATTGTCGGCAAAGCCTATGACTGGGCGCTCATGCTGCGCTTCTTCAGATATCTCAAACCATATCGATTGCTGGTGCTGCTCACTCTGGCCATCCTGCCGCTGACCACTGCCGCCAAGCTTGCCCAACCGCTGCTGATCAAACTCGCCATCGACAATCATATTGTAACCGGTCAGATGCAGGGGGTGCCGCAGCTCGCTGCCGGCTTTCTGGCCCTGATCTTGGCCGAATCGATTATGTCGTTTGCTGAAGTCTGGCTGCTGCAGTATATCGGGCAACGGGTTATGCAGGACCTCCGGATGGAGCTGTTCGTCCATGTGCAGGGGCTTTCAACGTCCTTTTACGACCGGACCCCCACCGGCAGCCTGGTAACACGGCTGACTAACGATGTGGAAGTCCTGGGTGAAATGTTTGCTGCCGGGATTATCACTGTCGTCGGCGATTTGCTGCTGCTGACCGGTATCGTCGGCGTAATGCTCTGGATGAATCTCAGGCTTTCACTGGCCACTTTTTCGGTACTGCCGCTCCTTTTCTGGGTCGCTTTTGCCTTCCGCCGCAGGATGCGCGCCGCCTTTCGCAAGGTACGGTCACGGCTGGCAACTCTGAACAGCTCACTGAACGAAAGCATCGGCGGTATCTCAATAATCCAGCTATTCAACCACCAGCGATCAGAACAGGCAGAGTTTCGCAAGCTGAATGCGTCTTACCGGGACGCCAATATGCCGGTGATAACCTGGGATGCCTCACTTTACGCAGCAGTTGAGGCGCTCTCCTCGGTGGCGGTGGGCCTCATGATCTGGTACGGCGGAGGTGAAATAATCCGCGGTGCCCTGACCTTCGGCGCATTGGTCGCTTTTATCCAGTACATCGAGAAGTTTTTCTCGCCGATTCGCGATCTCTCGGCAAAATACTCGGTGATGCAAGGGGCCATGGCCGCGCTTGAACGACTGTTCAACCTGCTAGATACCAGAGAGCAGCTGCCGGAGCCGTCACAAAGCGAGACAGTAGCCCCTTCCCCGGCTTTTTCCGTCATCGACTTCAAAGATGTGTGGTTTGCCTACAAGGGCGAAGACCATGTCTTGAAGAACTTCAGCCTCAGGATTTCCCGAGGTGAAAAAATCGCTTTGGTAGGAGAGTCCGGCGGAGGTAAGACGACCGTAACCCGGCTGTTGTCAAGGCTATACGACATAAATAGCGGGAGCATCACCATAGACGGGACCGATCTCCGCTTGATGCCCGTGCGCGAACTGCGGCAAATAATAGCTATCGTCCTCCAGGACCCATATCTTTTCACTGGAACGGTCGAAGACAACATTTGCCTCGGCGATGACACCATCCGCCCCAGGGTTGCCGCTGCTGCCGCGGTTGTCGGGGCTGATCGCTTCATTGAACGGCTGCCAAAGGGGTATCAGGAGGAGGTTAAGGAGCGAGGCAATAATTTTTCGGCAGGAGAGCGGCAGCTGATCTCTTTTGCCCGGGCTGTCGCCTTTGACCCACAGATCCTGGTGCTGGACGAAGCCACGGCCAGTGTTGACACTGCCAGCGAGCGCCTTATCCAGGAAGGGTTGCAACGGCTGATGTCCAGCCGTACCACGTTGGTGGTGGCCCACCGCCTGTCAACCATTCGTGATGCCGACAGGATCGCGGTCATCCACCATGGCGAGAAGGTCGAGGAAGGTAGTCATGCCGATCTGATGGAGCGCAAGGGGCTGTATTACCGTCTGTACCAGTTGCAGTTCAAAGGTTAG
- the uvrA gene encoding excinuclease ABC subunit UvrA, with product MAHEKIIIKGACEHNLKCIDVEIPRDQLVVITGISGSGKSTLAFDTIYAEGQRRYVESLSAYARQFLEQMEKPDVESIEGLSPAISIEQKTTSRNPRSTVGTVTEIYDYLRLLFARVGKPYCYSCGKLIASQTVSQMVDQVMALDEGTKIQLLSPMVRGRKGEYRKELNQLRKDGFTRVIIDGTPFDLSDEIELDKKKKHDIDIVVDRLVVKPGIERRLADSLETALNHAEGIAKVQIVDGDTILFSEALACIDCGISYPEMTPRMFSFNNPYGACPDCTGLGTRMYFDAELVVPNPELSIREGAIAPWEKRLSSWYHMTLDALAKAFKFDIRTPFKDLSPEVRDMILTGSRGEKIEFWWEEDAGRRHTYQKEFEGVLNNLERRWKESDSDQVREELEKYMNIMPCPTCNGARLKPEALFIRVGEKNISEVTALSIRDSLDFFANLQLSEKEAEIARRILKEIRERLNFLVNVGLDYLSLDRTAGTLSGGEGQRIRLATQIGSSLVGVLYILDEPSIGLHQRDNVRLLNTLKHLRDIGNTVLVVEHDEETILEADHVIDMGPGAGVHGGEVIAQGTPDEIMHNPSSLTGKYLSGELSIPLPAKRRTAEKFLTIVGAEENNLKDLTVDIPLGVMTCVTGVSGSGKSTLVIDTLHKVLGQRINRSRERAGAVRDILGLEHLDKVINIDQSPIGRTPRSNPATYTGVFADVRDLFAQLPESKIRGYKPGRYSFNVKGGRCEACSGDGIIKIEMHFLPDVYVQCEVCKGARYNRETLEVRYKGKSIADLLAMTVSEGCEFLAAIPKIRNKLRTLEEVGLGYIQLGQSATTLSGGEAQRVKLAKELSRRATGRTIYILDEPTTGLHFADIAKLLDVLQRLVEGGNSIVIIEHNLDVIKTADWIIDLGPEGGDRGGEIIATGTPEEVAKVTRSYTGNFLRKLL from the coding sequence ATGGCTCACGAAAAAATCATTATCAAAGGTGCCTGCGAACATAATCTCAAATGTATTGACGTGGAGATCCCCCGCGACCAGCTGGTTGTCATCACCGGTATCTCCGGCTCCGGGAAATCTACCTTGGCGTTTGACACCATCTACGCCGAAGGACAGCGCAGGTACGTCGAGTCTTTGTCTGCATACGCCCGCCAGTTTCTGGAGCAGATGGAAAAGCCCGATGTCGAGTCGATCGAGGGTCTTTCACCGGCAATATCCATCGAACAAAAGACCACCAGTCGCAACCCCCGGTCAACGGTTGGCACCGTTACTGAGATCTATGACTACCTCCGGCTCCTCTTTGCCCGGGTCGGTAAACCCTATTGCTACAGTTGCGGTAAGCTAATCGCATCGCAGACCGTCTCCCAGATGGTGGACCAGGTGATGGCCCTGGACGAAGGCACCAAGATCCAGCTCCTGTCCCCGATGGTGCGGGGCCGCAAGGGTGAATACCGTAAGGAACTTAACCAGCTCCGCAAAGACGGCTTCACCAGGGTCATTATCGATGGCACCCCCTTCGATCTCTCCGACGAAATCGAACTGGATAAAAAGAAGAAGCACGATATCGATATTGTCGTCGACCGGCTGGTGGTCAAGCCGGGAATTGAACGACGCTTGGCCGACTCCCTTGAGACCGCGCTTAATCATGCGGAAGGTATCGCCAAGGTGCAGATCGTCGACGGCGACACTATCCTGTTTTCCGAGGCCCTTGCCTGCATCGATTGTGGCATCTCCTATCCTGAAATGACCCCACGGATGTTCTCTTTCAACAATCCCTATGGGGCCTGCCCGGACTGCACCGGACTGGGAACAAGGATGTATTTCGATGCGGAATTGGTAGTGCCGAACCCGGAGCTTTCTATCCGCGAAGGGGCCATTGCCCCCTGGGAAAAGCGCCTCTCATCCTGGTACCACATGACCCTGGATGCCCTGGCTAAGGCCTTCAAATTCGACATCAGGACCCCGTTCAAGGATCTGTCACCAGAGGTACGCGACATGATTCTTACTGGGTCAAGAGGCGAGAAGATCGAGTTCTGGTGGGAAGAGGACGCCGGCAGAAGACATACCTACCAGAAAGAGTTCGAGGGGGTTCTCAACAACCTGGAACGCCGCTGGAAAGAAAGCGATTCCGATCAGGTCCGCGAGGAACTTGAAAAATACATGAACATCATGCCCTGCCCCACCTGCAACGGTGCACGGCTCAAGCCGGAAGCCCTGTTTATCCGGGTTGGGGAGAAAAACATTTCAGAAGTAACTGCGCTGTCCATACGTGACTCGCTCGATTTCTTCGCGAACCTCCAGCTTTCGGAAAAAGAGGCCGAGATTGCCCGGCGCATTCTCAAGGAGATCAGGGAACGGCTTAATTTCTTGGTAAATGTTGGACTCGACTATCTTTCTCTTGATCGTACCGCCGGCACCCTTTCCGGCGGCGAGGGGCAACGGATCCGGCTCGCCACCCAGATCGGCTCCTCCCTTGTCGGGGTGCTCTACATCCTTGATGAGCCATCGATTGGGCTCCACCAGCGCGATAACGTCCGGCTGCTCAACACCCTCAAACATTTGCGGGATATCGGCAACACCGTCCTGGTGGTGGAGCACGATGAGGAAACCATCCTGGAAGCCGACCATGTTATCGACATGGGACCAGGAGCAGGAGTCCACGGCGGCGAAGTAATTGCCCAAGGAACACCTGACGAAATTATGCACAACCCCTCTTCGCTCACCGGCAAGTACCTTTCCGGCGAGCTTTCCATCCCGTTGCCGGCAAAGCGCCGCACTGCCGAAAAGTTTCTTACCATTGTCGGGGCTGAGGAAAACAATCTCAAGGACCTTACGGTGGATATCCCCCTCGGCGTCATGACCTGTGTCACCGGGGTCTCAGGCTCCGGCAAATCCACTCTGGTGATAGATACCCTGCACAAGGTACTCGGTCAGAGGATCAACAGGAGTCGGGAGCGCGCCGGTGCGGTGCGCGACATTCTCGGGCTGGAACACCTCGACAAGGTGATCAACATCGATCAGTCGCCGATCGGGCGCACCCCGCGCAGTAATCCGGCAACCTACACCGGTGTATTCGCCGATGTGCGCGACCTGTTTGCCCAGCTCCCCGAATCCAAGATCCGCGGCTACAAGCCGGGGCGCTATTCATTCAACGTCAAGGGTGGGCGCTGCGAGGCCTGCTCCGGGGACGGCATCATCAAGATCGAGATGCACTTCCTGCCGGATGTCTACGTGCAATGCGAAGTCTGCAAAGGGGCCAGATACAACCGTGAAACCCTGGAGGTCCGCTATAAAGGGAAATCCATCGCCGATCTCCTCGCCATGACCGTCTCCGAGGGGTGCGAATTCCTGGCAGCAATCCCCAAAATCCGCAATAAGCTGCGCACTCTTGAGGAGGTGGGACTAGGCTACATCCAGCTCGGCCAGTCGGCCACCACCCTGTCCGGAGGTGAGGCCCAAAGGGTGAAACTGGCTAAGGAGCTTTCTCGCCGTGCTACCGGCCGCACCATTTACATCCTCGATGAGCCGACCACCGGTCTGCATTTCGCCGACATCGCCAAGCTGCTCGACGTGCTGCAAAGGCTGGTTGAGGGAGGAAACTCCATTGTGATAATCGAGCACAACCTGGATGTCATCAAGACCGCTGACTGGATAATCGACCTCGGGCCGGAAGGCGGTGACCGCGGCGGCGAGATCATTGCCACCGGCACTCCTGAGGAAGTGGCCAAGGTGACACGGTCCTATACCGGCAATTTCCTGCGGAAACTTTTATGA
- a CDS encoding MFS transporter, with the protein MTFATRPGYCWIVLAAGTLAVFAALGLARFGYSVVLPSMQAGLALDNTQAGALATANLAGYLTMAAVGGALASHLGPRLVIAAGLAVAGVAMVMTGLSDSFYSAAAWRCLTGVGSGAANIAVMGMWAAWFPANRRGFAAGIAVSGSAVALIVVGPLVPLLLKIYGPGGWRSCWYLFGAASVIIAVLCLLLVRNRGVTSISLSTPYAAGTPPSPAATSSWVSVYRSRAVWHLGLVYVAFGFSYIIFMTFFVKHLTTSGGYDRTQAGNLFMVMGWASLFGGFLWGAISDRIGRKQTLVMVYLLHATSFALFGMSSSPVCFTISAVLYGLSAFSIPAIMAAACGDVLGPKMAPAALGFVTLFFGIGQALAPSVAGIIADISGSFSAAFLLASGVALLGAFGSITLASGTGSSN; encoded by the coding sequence ATGACATTTGCCACCAGGCCCGGGTACTGCTGGATTGTGCTGGCTGCGGGCACCCTTGCCGTATTTGCTGCGCTGGGGCTTGCCCGTTTTGGCTACTCCGTAGTACTTCCTTCGATGCAGGCAGGACTGGCCCTCGACAATACCCAGGCCGGGGCCCTGGCTACGGCCAATCTTGCCGGATACCTCACCATGGCTGCAGTCGGCGGGGCGCTTGCCTCACATCTTGGTCCGAGGCTGGTTATTGCTGCCGGGCTCGCAGTTGCCGGCGTTGCCATGGTCATGACTGGCCTGTCTGACTCTTTTTATTCAGCGGCTGCCTGGCGCTGCCTGACCGGTGTCGGCAGTGGCGCAGCCAACATTGCGGTTATGGGGATGTGGGCGGCCTGGTTTCCGGCAAACCGTCGTGGCTTTGCCGCCGGAATCGCTGTTAGCGGCTCTGCTGTCGCCCTCATCGTGGTTGGGCCGCTGGTACCCCTTCTGCTTAAGATTTACGGCCCGGGCGGCTGGCGCTCCTGCTGGTATCTGTTCGGTGCAGCCTCCGTGATCATCGCCGTTCTCTGCCTGCTTCTCGTCCGCAATAGGGGCGTAACGTCAATCTCTCTCTCGACCCCCTACGCCGCAGGAACGCCCCCTTCCCCTGCAGCAACCAGTTCCTGGGTCTCGGTCTACCGCTCCAGAGCCGTCTGGCACCTTGGCCTGGTTTATGTTGCTTTCGGATTTTCCTACATCATCTTCATGACTTTTTTTGTTAAGCATCTGACCACTTCCGGTGGCTATGATCGGACCCAGGCAGGCAACCTGTTCATGGTGATGGGCTGGGCCAGCCTTTTCGGTGGGTTTCTCTGGGGAGCTATCTCCGACAGAATTGGCAGAAAGCAGACCCTAGTCATGGTCTATCTGCTTCATGCTACAAGTTTTGCCCTGTTCGGCATGAGCTCATCGCCTGTGTGCTTTACCATCTCTGCCGTGCTGTATGGTCTTTCCGCATTCAGTATCCCCGCGATAATGGCCGCTGCCTGCGGCGATGTGCTCGGCCCGAAAATGGCCCCGGCCGCCCTTGGCTTCGTGACTCTCTTTTTCGGCATCGGACAGGCGCTGGCCCCCAGCGTGGCCGGCATCATCGCCGATATCTCAGGATCTTTTTCTGCCGCCTTTTTATTGGCTTCCGGCGTGGCCTTGCTCGGTGCTTTCGGATCAATTACCCTAGCCAGCGGAACAGGGTCAAGCAACTAA
- a CDS encoding SlyX family protein, protein MEERLIEMETRYMHQEQVITDLSEMVYRQELAIERLERDVRQLKEQLSIALPSLTRSPEDEEPPPHY, encoded by the coding sequence ATGGAAGAGCGCCTGATTGAAATGGAAACCCGCTATATGCATCAGGAACAGGTAATTACTGATCTAAGCGAGATGGTTTACCGGCAGGAACTGGCGATCGAGCGGCTGGAGAGAGATGTTCGTCAGTTGAAGGAGCAGCTGAGTATTGCCCTGCCCTCGCTGACCAGGTCACCAGAGGATGAGGAACCGCCCCCTCACTATTAA